A section of the Hevea brasiliensis isolate MT/VB/25A 57/8 chromosome 17, ASM3005281v1, whole genome shotgun sequence genome encodes:
- the LOC110654816 gene encoding uncharacterized protein LOC110654816 isoform X1, with protein MLKGKFKLPDKARRVFPDRLGSLVAGLDDKVDENGVYDPVVESGEELEFIQPNGATLGKESDYKIHYEYGDDGIFGLNGKMMDKEDAKARKRSDKDGPGQASVMEVFAADEKRSDLEHELSKKEINLEKLRRTASTDLPEGGGLRAATWKLLLGYLPPTRDLWEKELTENRQKYAKLKEELLSSPSELNRVNDDSLNSDELNAEGDVAGPLKRHGVSHEDHPLSVGKSSAWHQYFQHTEIADQIERDLQRTHPNIKFFSGDSSFSRKNRDAMRNILLLFAKLNPAIRYVQGMNEVLAPIFYVFSTDTDQQNAANAEADSFSCFVRLLSDSMDHFCTQLDNSPVGILSTLSRLTDLLKENDEELWRHLEFTTKVKPQFYAFRWITLLLTQEFNFQSILRIWDSLLSNPSGVQDMLLRICCAMLLCAKSRLLSGDFAANLRLLQHYPDINIEHLLQLARDLSSDTLSCSLSL; from the exons ATGCTTAAAGGCAAGTTCAAGCTCCCTGACAAAGCTCGCCGTGTCTTCCCCGATCGGCTTGGAAGCTTGGTCGCGGGTCTTGATGATAAGGTAGATGAAAATGGCGTGTACGACCCGGTTGTTGAGTCCGGAGAGGAGCTCGAGTTTATTCAGCCCAATGGGGCCACATTGGGTAAGGAGAGTGACTACAAAATCCACTATGAATACGGCGATGATGGTATTTTTGGCCTTAATGGGAAAATGATGGATAAAGAGGATGCCAAGGCCCGGAAAAGATCCGACAAAGATGGACCGGGTCAGGCTTCGGTGATGGAGGTTTTCGCCGCCGACGAGAAAAGGTCTGATCTTGAACATGAG CTTTCTAAGAAGGAAATAAATTTAGAGAAGTTAAGGAGAACTGCTAGTACTGATCTCCCTGAGGGAGGAGGTTTACGCGCAGCAACTTGGAAG CTTCTCTTAGGTTATTTGCCTCCTACTCGTGACTTGTGGGAAAAGGAGCTGACTGAGAACAGACAAAAATATGCCAAGCTAAAAGAGGAGCTTCTATCAAGTCCC TCAGAACTCAATAGGGTAAATGATGATTCATTGAATTCTGATGAGCTGAATGCTGAAGGTGATGTTGCTGGACCACTTAAGCGACATGGGGTTTCTCATGAAGATCACCCCTTGAGTGTTGGTAAGAGTAGTGCTTGGCATCAGTACTTTCAG CATACAGAGATTGCAGATCAGATTGAGCGTGATTTGCAGCGTACACACCCCAACATTAAATTCTTTTCAGGGGACTCGTCATTCAGTCGGAAAAACAGG GATGCTATGAGGAATATTCTTCTCCTTTTTGCAAAACTAAATCCTGCTATTCGTTATGTTCAAGGCATGAATGAAGTCTTGGCACCAATATTCTATGTATTTAGTACTGACACTGACCAGCAGAATGCT GCAAATGCAGAAGCAGATAGTTTTTCCTGTTTTGTTCGACTGCTGAGTGATTCAATGGATCACTTTTGTACACAGTTGGATAATAGTCCAGTTGGTATCCTATCCACCCTTTCCCGATTGACAGACTTACTGAAAGAAAATGATGAGGAATTGTGGCGGCATCTTGAGTTCACAACCAAG GTTAAGCCGCAATTCTATGCGTTCAGGTGGATCACATTACTACTTACTCAAGAATTCAACTTCCAGTCCATCTTAAGAATTTGGGATTCACTTCTGAGTAATCCTTCTGGCGTtcag GATATGCTTTTACGGATCTGTTGTGCAATGTTGCTATGTGCGAAAAGCAGGCTGTTAAGTGGGGATTTTGCTGCTAACTTGAGGCTTTTGCAGCACTACCCTGATATCAACATAGAGCACCTTCTTCAGTTAGCTCGGGATCTGAGTTCTGATACTTTATCCTGTTCCTTATCGCTGTAA
- the LOC110642962 gene encoding uncharacterized protein LOC110642962 yields the protein MSSILCSQGVVLATAMAVSGTVILLALRLQKSLPASLLPIDQIPQSSDQVLRSCISSEGKKKKKKKRVHFAEDVVDPSGNGEEFRRQRDTIVLGKNSYSPPKFKKIGGGGGSSGAKGKGMPANRVALYNGILRDRVIHRLAYSC from the exons ATGTCCTCTATACTCTGTTCACAGGGAGTGGTTCTGGCCACTGCCATGGCTGTCTCCGGCACCGTAATTCTCCTCGCTCTTCGCCTTCAAAAATCTCTACCTGCCTCCCTCTTACCTATTGACCAAATTCCACAATCTTCAGACCAAGTTCTGCGCTCCTGTATCTCATCAG aggggaagaaaaagaagaagaaaaagcggGTGCACTTTGCAGAGGATGTGGTGGATCCAAGTGGGAACGGGGAAGAGTTCAGGAGGCAGCGTGATACCATTGTTCTTGGCAAGAATTCATATTCTCCACCAAAGTTCAAGAagattggtggtggtggtggtagcagTGGTGCTAAAGGCAAAGGAATGCCTGCAAATAGAGTGGCTCTTTACAATGGGATCCTTAGGGATCGTGTGATTCACCGATTGGCCTATTCTTGTTAA
- the LOC110654816 gene encoding TBC domain-containing protein C1952.17c isoform X3, producing MLKGKFKLPDKARRVFPDRLGSLVAGLDDKVDENGVYDPVVESGEELEFIQPNGATLGKESDYKIHYEYGDDGIFGLNGKMMDKEDAKARKRSDKDGPGQASVMEVFAADEKRSDLEHELSKKEINLEKLRRTASTDLPEGGGLRAATWKLLLGYLPPTRDLWEKELTENRQKYAKLKEELLSSPSELNRVNDDSLNSDELNAEGDVAGPLKRHGVSHEDHPLSVGKSSAWHQYFQHTEIADQIERDLQRTHPNIKFFSGDSSFSRKNRDAMRNILLLFAKLNPAIRYVQGMNEVLAPIFYVFSTDTDQQNAANAEADSFSCFVRLLSDSMDHFCTQLDNSPVGILSTLSRLTDLLKENDEELWRHLEFTTKVDHITTYSRIQLPVHLKNLGFTSE from the exons ATGCTTAAAGGCAAGTTCAAGCTCCCTGACAAAGCTCGCCGTGTCTTCCCCGATCGGCTTGGAAGCTTGGTCGCGGGTCTTGATGATAAGGTAGATGAAAATGGCGTGTACGACCCGGTTGTTGAGTCCGGAGAGGAGCTCGAGTTTATTCAGCCCAATGGGGCCACATTGGGTAAGGAGAGTGACTACAAAATCCACTATGAATACGGCGATGATGGTATTTTTGGCCTTAATGGGAAAATGATGGATAAAGAGGATGCCAAGGCCCGGAAAAGATCCGACAAAGATGGACCGGGTCAGGCTTCGGTGATGGAGGTTTTCGCCGCCGACGAGAAAAGGTCTGATCTTGAACATGAG CTTTCTAAGAAGGAAATAAATTTAGAGAAGTTAAGGAGAACTGCTAGTACTGATCTCCCTGAGGGAGGAGGTTTACGCGCAGCAACTTGGAAG CTTCTCTTAGGTTATTTGCCTCCTACTCGTGACTTGTGGGAAAAGGAGCTGACTGAGAACAGACAAAAATATGCCAAGCTAAAAGAGGAGCTTCTATCAAGTCCC TCAGAACTCAATAGGGTAAATGATGATTCATTGAATTCTGATGAGCTGAATGCTGAAGGTGATGTTGCTGGACCACTTAAGCGACATGGGGTTTCTCATGAAGATCACCCCTTGAGTGTTGGTAAGAGTAGTGCTTGGCATCAGTACTTTCAG CATACAGAGATTGCAGATCAGATTGAGCGTGATTTGCAGCGTACACACCCCAACATTAAATTCTTTTCAGGGGACTCGTCATTCAGTCGGAAAAACAGG GATGCTATGAGGAATATTCTTCTCCTTTTTGCAAAACTAAATCCTGCTATTCGTTATGTTCAAGGCATGAATGAAGTCTTGGCACCAATATTCTATGTATTTAGTACTGACACTGACCAGCAGAATGCT GCAAATGCAGAAGCAGATAGTTTTTCCTGTTTTGTTCGACTGCTGAGTGATTCAATGGATCACTTTTGTACACAGTTGGATAATAGTCCAGTTGGTATCCTATCCACCCTTTCCCGATTGACAGACTTACTGAAAGAAAATGATGAGGAATTGTGGCGGCATCTTGAGTTCACAACCAAG GTGGATCACATTACTACTTACTCAAGAATTCAACTTCCAGTCCATCTTAAGAATTTGGGATTCACTTCTGAGTAA
- the LOC110642965 gene encoding phospholipase D alpha 1-like, giving the protein MASPVLLHGILHVTIFDVNRLSGPGCCRFFCKMLENIEETVGCGKGFSKLYAAIDLEGARVGQTRLLEHARSDPKWHQSFHIYCAHKASNVVFSIKVKDPIGAEVIGRAYLPASELLNGKELDTRLRILNKNHKPLRRGSKIHVKVQFFDVSKGSSWSKGIPDPTFPGIPCTFFPQRSGCRVTLYQDVHVPDEFVPKFPLAGGKSYHYEPNRCWEDIFDAISNAEHFIYITGWSVYTKITLLRDLRRRKEGEDITLGELLKKKADEDVRVLMLVWDDKTSVKLLKKDGVMATHDEDTRSYFHNTKVHCVLCPRSPDNRKSIVKDIEISTVFTHHQKTVVVDSGLPNGEMQRRRIVSFIGGIDLCDGRYDTPFHSIFRTLDTAHYKDFHQPNFAHASIAKGGPREPWHDIHCRLEGPVAWDVLSNFEQRWRKQGGNKDLLLQLREFADIFIPPSPVTLPEDRETWHVQLFRSIDGGAAFGFPEAPEAAAGAGLVSWKDNIIERSIQDAYINAIRRAKNFIYIENQYFLGSSFSWKSNGIKVEEVGALHLIPKELSLKIVSKIEAEERFAVYIVIPMWPEGIPESASVQAILNWQNRTMEMMYSDIAEALNAKGLDTNPKDYLSFFCLGNREIKKTGEYEPPKRPEHDSDYFRAQESRRFMIYVHAKMMIVDDEYIIIGSANINQRSMDGARDSEIAMGAYQPYHLGTKQPARGQIHGFRMSLWYEHLGMLDDSFCQPETQECVQKLNHIASKYWDLYSSGNLEHDLPGHLLTYPIGVTSNGEITELPETEFFPDTRARIFGSKSELLPSILTT; this is encoded by the exons ATGGCTTCTCCTGTTCTGCTTCATGGAATACTCCATGTCACCATCTTTGACGTCAATCGGCTTTCTGGTCCTGGTTGCTGCAGGTTTTTTTGCAAG ATGCTGGAAAACATTGAAGAGACTGTGGGATGTGGAAAAGGTTTCTCTAAATTATATGCTGCAATTGATTTAGAAGGAGCTAGAGTTGGCCAAACTAGACTGTTAGAACATGCTCGTTCTGACCCAAAATGGCACCAGTCTTTCCACATTTACTGTGCTCATAAGGCTTCCAATGTTGTATTCTCTATCAAAGTAAAAGATCCCATTGGAGCAGAAGTGATTGGAAGAGCTTACCTGCCTGCTTCCGAACTTTTAAATGGGAAAGAATTAGATACACGGCTTAGGATCTTGAACAAGAACCATAAACCTCTACGTAGAGGTTCAAAGATTCATGTCAAAGTACAATTTTTTGATGTAAGTAAAGGAAGTAGCTGGTCTAAAGGAATTCCTGATCCTACATTTCCAGGCATACCTTGCACATTCTTTCCCCAACGAAGTGGTTGCAGGGTTACCCTTTATCAAGATGTTCATGTCCCAGATGAATTTGTCCCCAAGTTCCCTCTTGCTGGGGGCAAGTCCTATCATTATGAACCGAATCGATGCTGGGAAGACATTTTTGATGCCATTTCTAATGCAGAACATTTTATTTACATTACAGGCTGGTCTGTATATACTAAAATCACTTTATTGAGGGACTTGAGAAGGCGAAAAGAGGGAGAAGACATTACTCTTGGAGAACTACTGAAGAAAAAAGCTGATGAAGATGTTAGGGTCCTAATGCTAGTTTGGGATGATAAAACATCAGTAAAgttattaaagaaagatggagtaATGGCTACACATGATGAAGATACTAGAAGTTACTTCCATAATACCAAAGTCCACTGTGTTCTGTGCCCTCGAAGTCCGGATAACAGGAAAAGCATTGTAAAAGATATTGAAATTTCTACAGTATTCACTCACCACCAGAAGACTGTTGTGGTGGACAGTGGACTGCCAAATGGAGAAATGCAAAGGAGGAGGATAGTGAGTTTCATTGGTGGCATTGACCTTTGTGATGGGAGATATGATACTCCATTTCATTCCATTTTCAGGACTTTAGATACAGCGCATTACAAGGATTTTCATCAGCCTAATTTCGCCCATGCATCAATTGCCAAGGGAGGACCAAGGGAGCCTTGGCATGACATTCATTGCCGGTTAGAAGGGCCTGTTGCTTGGGATGTACTTTCCAATTTTGAGCAGAGGTGGAGGAAACAAGGTGGGAATAAAGACTTGCTTCTTCAACTTAGAGAATTTGCTGACATTTTTATTCCTCCATCTCCTGTTACTCTCCCTGAAGACCGCGAAACATGGCATGTACAGTTGTTCAGGTCCATTGATGGTGGAGCTGCTTTTGGCTTCCCTGAAGCTCCTGAAGCTGCAGCCGGAGCTGGTCTTGTCAGTTGGAAGGATAATATAATTGAAAGAAGCATTCAAGATGCTTATATTAATGCCATTCGGCGAGCAAAGAATTTCATTTATATAGAAAACCAGTACTTCCTTGGAAGTTCGTTTAGCTGGAAGTCTAATGGCATAAAGGTTGAGGAGGTTGGTGCTTTGCATCTTATCCCAAAAGAACTGTCGTTAAAGATtgtaagtaagattgaagctgaaGAAAGATTTGCTGTATATATTGTGATTCCAATGTGGCCAGAGGGTATCCCAGAAAGTGCATCTGTTCAAGCAATATTGAATTGGCAAAATAGAACAATGGAAATGATGTATAGTGACATAGCTGAAGCTCTCAATGCCAAGGGACTTGACACAAATCCAAAGGACTACTTGTCATTCTTTTGCCTTGGTAATCGAGAGATAAAGAAGACTGGGGAATATGAACCTCCCAAGAGACCTGAACATGATTCAGATTATTTTAGAGCTCAGGAATCTAGGCGGTTCATGATCTATGTTCATGCCAAGATGATGATAG TGGATGATGAATACATAATCATTGGGTCTGCAAACATTAATCAACGATCAATGGACGGGGCAAGGGATTCAGAGATAGCAATGGGAGCCTATCAGCCATATCACTTGGGCACCAAGCAGCCAGCCAGGGGTCAAATTCATGGGTTCAGAATGTCATTGTGGTACGAACATCTAGGCATGCTCGATGACTCCTTCTGCCAACCTGAGACCCAGGAATGTGTCCAAAAATTGAACCACATTGCTAGTAAGTACTGGGACCTCTACTCCTCTGGGAATTTAGAACATGACTTGCCAGGCCATTTGCTTACTTATCCCATTGGAGTTACCAGTAATGGAGAGATCACAGAGCTTCCTGAAACAGAATTTTTCCCAGATACCAGAGCTCGGATTTTTGGATCCAAATCCGAGTTACTTCCTTCCATCCTCACTACTTAA
- the LOC110654816 gene encoding uncharacterized protein LOC110654816 isoform X2, producing MLKGKFKLPDKARRVFPDRLGSLVAGLDDKVDENGVYDPVVESGEELEFIQPNGATLGKESDYKIHYEYGDDGIFGLNGKMMDKEDAKARKRSDKDGPGQASVMEVFAADEKRSDLEHELSKKEINLEKLRRTASTDLPEGGGLRAATWKLLLGYLPPTRDLWEKELTENRQKYAKLKEELLSSPSELNRVNDDSLNSDELNAEGDVAGPLKRHGVSHEDHPLSVGKSSAWHQYFQHTEIADQIERDLQRTHPNIKFFSGDSSFSRKNRANAEADSFSCFVRLLSDSMDHFCTQLDNSPVGILSTLSRLTDLLKENDEELWRHLEFTTKVKPQFYAFRWITLLLTQEFNFQSILRIWDSLLSNPSGVQDMLLRICCAMLLCAKSRLLSGDFAANLRLLQHYPDINIEHLLQLARDLSSDTLSCSLSL from the exons ATGCTTAAAGGCAAGTTCAAGCTCCCTGACAAAGCTCGCCGTGTCTTCCCCGATCGGCTTGGAAGCTTGGTCGCGGGTCTTGATGATAAGGTAGATGAAAATGGCGTGTACGACCCGGTTGTTGAGTCCGGAGAGGAGCTCGAGTTTATTCAGCCCAATGGGGCCACATTGGGTAAGGAGAGTGACTACAAAATCCACTATGAATACGGCGATGATGGTATTTTTGGCCTTAATGGGAAAATGATGGATAAAGAGGATGCCAAGGCCCGGAAAAGATCCGACAAAGATGGACCGGGTCAGGCTTCGGTGATGGAGGTTTTCGCCGCCGACGAGAAAAGGTCTGATCTTGAACATGAG CTTTCTAAGAAGGAAATAAATTTAGAGAAGTTAAGGAGAACTGCTAGTACTGATCTCCCTGAGGGAGGAGGTTTACGCGCAGCAACTTGGAAG CTTCTCTTAGGTTATTTGCCTCCTACTCGTGACTTGTGGGAAAAGGAGCTGACTGAGAACAGACAAAAATATGCCAAGCTAAAAGAGGAGCTTCTATCAAGTCCC TCAGAACTCAATAGGGTAAATGATGATTCATTGAATTCTGATGAGCTGAATGCTGAAGGTGATGTTGCTGGACCACTTAAGCGACATGGGGTTTCTCATGAAGATCACCCCTTGAGTGTTGGTAAGAGTAGTGCTTGGCATCAGTACTTTCAG CATACAGAGATTGCAGATCAGATTGAGCGTGATTTGCAGCGTACACACCCCAACATTAAATTCTTTTCAGGGGACTCGTCATTCAGTCGGAAAAACAGG GCAAATGCAGAAGCAGATAGTTTTTCCTGTTTTGTTCGACTGCTGAGTGATTCAATGGATCACTTTTGTACACAGTTGGATAATAGTCCAGTTGGTATCCTATCCACCCTTTCCCGATTGACAGACTTACTGAAAGAAAATGATGAGGAATTGTGGCGGCATCTTGAGTTCACAACCAAG GTTAAGCCGCAATTCTATGCGTTCAGGTGGATCACATTACTACTTACTCAAGAATTCAACTTCCAGTCCATCTTAAGAATTTGGGATTCACTTCTGAGTAATCCTTCTGGCGTtcag GATATGCTTTTACGGATCTGTTGTGCAATGTTGCTATGTGCGAAAAGCAGGCTGTTAAGTGGGGATTTTGCTGCTAACTTGAGGCTTTTGCAGCACTACCCTGATATCAACATAGAGCACCTTCTTCAGTTAGCTCGGGATCTGAGTTCTGATACTTTATCCTGTTCCTTATCGCTGTAA